The DNA region AAAAACGCTCCCGCCATAGCGCCTGCTTCAAGGACCTCCGGTGTAGTCCATTTTGTAAGATAGGCTGCCAGCCCAGTGTCAAGAAAATATAGCTTCGGCGTTTTCACGGCTCTCTTCGTGATGTTGTTATAATACGGCTGCAGTAAATACACGATGTTTGACGAAAGCAAAATTGAAAGCCACCTGTCGGCGGTCGGCGCGCTTATCCCTACCTCGTTGGCCACAGATGATAAATTAAGCATTTGGGAGGTCCTGGCGGCCATAGCGGTCATGAATTTAATGAATTTAAGTTCATCGCCTACCTGGGCAAGGCTTCTAACATCCCGCTCGATGTATGTTTTGGTGTAGGCAGCATAAAACATCTGCCAATCAAGATCATCGGCATGCATGGCAGGCATTGAGCCTTTATGGATAATCTCCCAAATTTCTTTATAGTCCGCTTGTTTGGCGGACATTTTTCTTTTCGCCAAGTATTCTTCTGTCGGCACAAAACTCTCATTGAATGCATCGTTTTTGATTTCACGAAGAGAAAGACCCAGCAAATTAATGATTCCGATCCTGCCGGCAAGGCTTTCACTAACATTATTCATCATCTTGAACTGCTGCGAGCTTGTGAGATAAAACTGCCCTTTTTTGCCGTTTTCAACGCAAATATCAAGTATCCTGTTAAAAAATAAAGAGGGGGGCATCTCTGCTCCCTCTTTTAATGCCTAATAGCATTTCTTTTCGTTCATGAATTCCTGGAGGTGGTTGAGGGCCTCGCCGAAGCGCTGGAAGTGCACCACTTCCCGCTCCCGCAGGAAGCGCAGGACATCCGTGACACAGGGGTCGTCGGAAAGGTTAATCAACCAGTTGTACGTCGCCCTTGCTTTTTCCTCCGCGGCCATATCCTCCACCAGGTCGGCTATGGGATCCCCTTTGGCCTGAATGCAAGCGGCTGTAAAGGGAATGCCGCCGGCGCTTACAGGGTAAACCGCCCTGTCGTGGTCGGCGTAATAGCTGCCCAGACCTGCAGCTTTTATTTCTTCAACGGTGGCGTCTTTGGTAAGTTTATATACCAGGGTACCGACGATCTCGAAGTGGGCCAGTTCTTCCGTGCCTATGTCGTTTAAGGCCGCCCTGGCCCTCTCGGTGGGCATGGAGTAGCGCTGGCTCAGGTAACGCAACGAGGCCGCCAGTTCCCCGTCCGGCCCGCCGTATTGGGTAATGATCAACCCGGCCAGCCGGGGGTTTGATCCAGAAACGCGTACAGGGTATTCCAGTTTTTTTTCGTAAATCCACATGTTTATTCACCCCTCTCTACATTTCCCAGGGCCAGGGGCTTTCCGCCCAGCTCCAGGTCCTGCCGGCATTTTTCCCATATCCGTAGCTGAGAAGCGGTCCGTATTGCTTTTCGTACTGCATCTTCAGGTTCGCCAGTTCTTCGGAGGTCCTGTTAAAATACTCCAGGGCCTGGGTATCATCGGGGTGGGTATCCAAGTAGAGGTTAAGCTCCAGGGCGGTAAACTCCAGCTCCTGGATGCTCCTGAGCAAGTTCATTCGTTGGTCAATTGCCGCCATAAGGAGCACCTCCCCACGGGCCATATACCCTGCACGGCTCCGGTCCTTCACAAGGGCCGTAAACGCCCTGCGGTTGATAGAGTTCGGGAAAGAGGGTTCCCTTATCAAGGGCTTCGGACGGAGGGTATACCACACGGTAGTACTGCCAGGGGACATAGGCATGGGCTATTTTAGCCGCAGCAAAAGGCCCCGGTGGTGCCGTCGGTGCCGGTTGTACCGGCGCGGCCGGCGGTGCCGGCGGGTACTGGGGTTGATAATACGGGCACGGGGGATGGTCGGGAAGCTGGTAACCGCCCGGCGGCACCGGGCCGGGGGCTGCCGGCGGCGCAGGCATATGCCCGTAATACGGTTGAGGACAGGGTCCCGGCATTTCCCTGCAATCCTCCGGCTGCTCGCTTTTCGCGGGCCGGCTGGGCGGAGGCGCTCCCGGAGGAGACGGTTTAGGGGGAAGATGGTTAAAGGACCCGGGGGGACCGGGAACTATCTTAAAGGTAAAGTTTTTCAACAGGTTATACCTCCTCGTCTTTTTCCTATACTACTTCATTATATGCCTGCCAGGGTCTTGTTGTCCCTGGAAACAAAAAAACCGCGGCCTCTTTTTGTATCCGCGGTTTGCTGCGCGTATTTCAGGCAGTTAAAAACCGATTTGGCCAAATACCTCTTTCACGGCGGGGTTTTCCAAAAATTCACTTATGTTTTTCCTGAGAACGGCTTTATCCTCCGGAGACAAACTGTTGTATATCGCTTTAGCTTTATCTATATCTTCCAGGGAAAGTTCCTTTTTTTGCTTCAGGGATTCAATAAAGTCTATGGCCTGGCTTGATTTTAAACCTTTTTTAAGCACCTCGCTCTGGGATAAAGCTTCGCTTAAAAGCGGTTTTTCTCCTGCCGCCATCTTGGACAATTCTCCTGTTGAGGTCGAGATGCCCGCCACGAGCTGTTTTGATTCCAACCGCACGTATTTAAGCGCAACCGGTATGTTGTTAATACTGATCCTTATCTGGTTATCTTTTATTATTGCCAGCCCCTGGGCTATTCCCGCCTTTTCCAGGAAATAGAGGACCGGAGAAACCGGCAGCGGGTATGCTCCCAATCTGATTCGCTCTATTCCAACAGCCAGTTCTTTCTTTTTTTCGTCGCTCACCGGTTTGAGTTCCAATTCCATTCCTTTGTTCCACGAGCCAAGCCGGAGGTTTGTTTTCAGGACCAGGGACTCACGGTTTATCGACAGGCTTACTCCCTGGACATACGCAGCAATTTCCGGGTTCATCCTGAGGACCGATTTCAGAAGCCCTTCACATTCTTTTTCAGACATGTTGAAGGTGACGACTTCAAGCGGTTTCTCGGTAAATTCCCGGATAATGTTATTTATTTTTTGGCCGTAGTAATCATATGAATACGGCGTATTCATATCCAGCCCCGGGTACCAGGACGCCGTGTATAAGGCTGAGCCGAGGTATACGGCACCTGAAATTATCAGAAAAATTAGAACAAGAAGCCCTCTCTTAATAACTCTCATGGAATAATATCTCATCTTCTTTCCCGCTGTTTTTATCTAAACCTTCTCCGGGTTTAGTTTACTGTATATTCAATTATAATATACTATATTTCACGGCAAAAGGTAAACATGATAACAGCATTTTAACCAGCAGAATCAGGGCTTTCGAAAAAGCGCTTGCTTTCGACAACTTATATATGTTATAATAAGTTGTAAGTTTTTGATGGGAGGGACGCATATGCTTGTACACAATCAGGAAATGGCTATGATAAACAGCTCTTTAAGCAACAGTTGGGACGATTGGCGTTGGCAAATGAAAAACCGCATCAAAACGGCAGAACAGCTGAAAGATTATATTAATCTCACCCAAGATGAAATCAGGGGAATCAACGCCTGTTTGCAAAAGTTCCGCATGGCCGTCACTCCTTATTACGCGTCGCTCATGGACCCTCATGACCCTCACTGCCCTGTTCGCAGGCAGGCAGTCCCCTCGGCGCATGAGTTAATATCATACAAATGCGATCTGGACGACCCGCTCAGTGAAGACAGGGATTCACCGGTTCCCGGCCTAACACACCGTTACCCGGACAGGGCGCTGCTTTTGGTTACCGACCGCTGTTCCATGTACTGCCGTCACTGCACCAGGCGCCGGCTGGCCGGTCAAAAGGATACTCCCCTGCCGCCGGAACAGGTGGAAATGGCGCTGGAATATATCAGGAAAACGCCGGCCATCCGTGATGTCATCATTTCCGGGGGAGACCCCTTAACACTCAGCGACTCCAGGATTGAATACCTCTTAAAAGAGCTCCGCAGTATACCCCACGTGGAAATCATCCGCATCGGGACGAGAACGCCGGTGGTAATGCCGCAGCGAATAACGCCGCAGCTGTGCCAGGTAATTCAGAAATATCACCCGGTTTGGGTCAACACCCATTTCAACCACCCCAAAGAGATCACTCCCGAATCCGCCAGGGCTTGCGAAATGCTGGCCAACCACGGTATTCCCGTCGGTAACCAGACCGTTTTATTAAGAGGCGTCAATGACTGCCCCCAGGTGATGAAGGAACTGATGCGCGCCCTTTTAAGAATCAGGGTTCGCCCGTACTATATATACCAGTGCGATCTGTCCCGCGGCACCGGGCATTTCAGAACACCCGTAAGCAAAGGGATCGAGATCATAGAAAACCTGCGCGGGCATACTTCCGGGCTGGCTGTCCCCCATTTTGTAATTGACGCGCCAGGAGGAGGAGGCAAAATACCCGTTATTCCACAGTACCTGATCTCGCAATCGGATCGCCAGGTGGTGCTGCGCAATTATGAGGGTAAAGTATTCGTTTACGCCGAGCCCGAAAACTACAAGAGCCAGTGTAAATGTCCCTCCTGCCAGGAGGCTAAACCAAAAGAACACGTGGATATTAAAGGGCTGCCCGCCTGAAGGCAGGTCAAGGGTAAAATCGCAACCGGCTTAAACGAATCCGGATGCCTTTGCGGCTTCCACCGCCAGCCTGTCGCAGCGTTGGTTATACGTGTCCTCCGCATGACCTTTAATCCAGACCCATTCTATTTCGTGCTTTGAAGATAAATCGAGAAGTTCTTTCCAGAGGTCCTGGTTTTCCACCGGGTCCTTTTTTGATGTTTTCCAGCCGTTCTTTTGCCACTTCTTGAGCCAGCCGCGGTTAAAGGCGCTGACCAGGTAGGTGCTGTCGCTGAACAGTTTTACCCGGCAGGGAGTGTTCAATGCTCTCAGACCCTGGACGGCCGCCTTCAACTCCATCCTGTTGTTGGTTGTATGCGGTTCGCCGCCTGAAAGTTCTTTCTCGTGTTTTCCGTAAACAAGGATGACCGCCCAACCGCCTGGGCCCGGGTTGCCGCTGCAAGCTCCATCTGTATAAATTTCCACGCAGGGTTTGTTTTGCGCCATTATTATCTCCTCTCCCCCGGAGAATGCTGCTGGTTCAAGTCAAGGTTATTCCAGCCGGGGATCACCTGGACCCATACGCTGCCGGATTTGAATTTCATCGGCGCTCCGGTTTCATCCAGGTAGTCGACAGGCGCTCCCGCGGACTTTTTAACCCAGGAACCTTTCATCATCTTTCCATCGATGAAGTAGCGCGCTTCCCCGCCGCCGGTTATCTTGATTTCCGAAAGAACTGTTTTATCTTTCACTATATTTTTAGTCTTGGCGGTTATAACAATAACGTTATCCGCCGTAAGTGGGGCGTTGTTTTCCGTAACATGAGGTTGATCATTGATTTTTCTTTCGTAAACACTGCCGTTGAATTCCCAGAAGACGCGGTATTTGTAATCCCCGGTCGTGTAATCGACGGCCAGTTTGAGCTGGGGCGAACCCACCCAGTAATTTGCCGCGGGCAGGGCCGGCGGGGGCTTAAGGTCGTATCCCCTGGCCCTGGCCCCTTCCAGCAAACGGCTGGTACTCGTATAAAGGTTATGCGGCATTTTCCTGTTCGCGTCCCGCCAGAAGCAACCACCGGCGTTGTAGATTTCGTCCAGGTCTTTCACGCCGAGGCTGGCGATCATGTTCAAGGAATCCTGACTCCCGCCGGCATGAGCTAACGGCGCATCATAACCTTTAGCCAGCTGGACGAAATAGTAGCGGGCGCTGCGGACAGGCCCTATTTTTTCGGCATGCCGGCGGTAGAACACCGCTAAAAATCTGGTTATGCCCCCTTCCGCCATCATCTCATAGACTGTATCGGCTTTATCAAGCCCGCTCTGCGGACGGGCCGCGTAATAATTATCCACCATCACCAGCAGCGCGCCCGGAAGTTCGGGCTCAGAACTTGCTGGATTTTTTTCAAGATTTCTGTTATCCAGTTCCGTTTTTGGGGTCTCCGTAGGAGACCCGGGTGCCTGCGGTTTTTCTTTACCGCAGCCTGCCAGCGCTAGTGCTAAAACTAGCAGGCACAGGATTGTTTTAGGCTTTTTCATATAATCCTCCCGCTGATAACATCGTTAATCTATTATTATGCTTGCGGCCCTCTTTTTCCTTCCTGTTTTTTTATCTCTTTCCTTCTTTTTTTTCGTAGTATGCAGCAAGGAACAGGAGAGGTAGAACAAGAGCACTGCGAGACCGCAAAAAAGCCTGGATTGATTAATCCAGGCTTTTTTGCATTTTTAGGTTATGGTCTCCTTATGTGGCCGGGTTTACTGGTCATCGCTGTCTTCTGCTTCACCGCCGGCGCTGTCGGCTGCAGTTTCTTCGCCAATATCTATCTCGCCCGTCTGTTCGTCATATTCTACTTTTTCGCCGAGAGTTTGGGCAATGAATCTCAGGGGAACAAAGGTCCGGTTGGAGATAAGCTGCGCCGGGACCTCGATCGTCACACTCTCTTCGTTTACGGTAACTTCCCCGGTAACCAGATTCAAGACAATAGTTTTGTCATCCCTGGTAATGGTGACGGTTTTAGTTTCGGGATCCCATTTAACCTCGGCTCCCAACCCGTTCATGATAGCCCTAACGGGAACTAGCGTCCGCCCTTCTTTAATGACGGGGGGCGCATCAAACTTGAGACTCATACCCCTGACCCGGATGCGTTCTTCCAATTTTTTGGCCTGGCCGTGATTTTGGGCCTGGTTTGCCGTTCCTTCGATTTTTCCTTCTTGAAGACCCAAACCACCTGTCCAGGACGGTTGTCCCTTGGCGGAAGCGCTGCCGCATACAAAAATCAGGCCGGAAAGCGCGATGACTAGAATTGTTATTATCTTTTTCATCATTTCTCCCGGGAGCAGTGCCCGTACAAGTATAATCTACCCCCGGAAATTCACCTCCCATTTGTTTTTCAATCAGATAATTCGTGAGGTGCATTCTTTTTTCTGGGGGTAGCAGCTAATCCAACCTCTATCTTTCGCCCAGCACATATTGGGCGATATTAACGGAATGGTCGCCGATGCGCTCCAGGTTGCTTAATATGTCAATGTAGATAGCGCCGGCATCACCGCTGCAAATGCCTTCGTTGAGCCTGTTGATATGCGCCCGGCGGAAGTCTTTTTCCATCTGGTCGATTATGTCGTCATTCTCCACAACTTTCCGGGCCAGCTCGTGGTCATTCTCTTCCATGCTTTTTAAAGCCAGTTCATAAGTCTCGGCTGTCTTATCAATCATTTTACGCATATCGGCAAGCGCCTCAAGGGAAAACCTGATACCCTGCTCATTTTTAGCCTGTGTTAATTCCACAATATTGGTTGTGTGGTCTCCGACCCTTTCAATATCATTAACCGCCTGAATGTAAATGTACGCATAGTTTGATTGTTCCAGAGACAGCTTTTTTTCTGAAATTTTTACAATGTAGTCGGTAATTCTTTTCTGCAGGTTATCAATGATGTTTTCCAGGCTGTCCACCATTTTGGCCTCGTTCTCCAGCCCGGTGAAGAAGTAGGTCACGGCGTGTTCAAAAGATTCTTTGGCGATGTTGGCCATCCGGAGGACCTCCCGCCCCGCCTGCCCCAGGGCAACGGGGGGGTTGGCCAGCAGCCTGGGCTCAAGGTACTTGGGCTCAATAGCAAAGGTGACCTCTTCTCCTGGAATGATTTTTGAGACCAGAGCGGCCAGAAGCGAAACAAAAGGTATCTGAAGCAGTGTGTTGCTCACGTTAAATACACCGTGGGTCTGCGCAATCTGCATTTTTATGTTCAGGGTCTCCCATGTCCCTTCAAATCCCGGTATAAAGATGTAAATGTAGTTTGTAAACAAACGCACTATTTCCGGGAAAATACCCAGTAGAAAAAGCGGCAGAAAAATGGCGGTGCCGATAACATTGAACATGCAGTGAGTCAGGGCCGCCCTCCGCGCGGCCACGGAAGTTCCAATAGATGCCAGCAGCGCCGTGACAGTTGTCCCGATATTGTCGCCGAATAAAATGGGTACAGCCTGTTTGTAGGTAATTGCTCCCTGGTAGGCCAGTTCTTGTAATACCCCGATGGTCGCGCTGCTGCTCTGAACAATACCGGTAAAAACAGTCCCGATTATGACTCCCATCAGGGAATGGTTCTCAATATTAATCATGGCATTAATGAACACCGGCAAATCGCGGAGCGGCTTGAGCCCTTTCCCCATTACTTCCATCCCGTAGAACAGCATGCCAAACCCGAAAAGGACCTGGCCAAATGTGTTAAGCCGTTTATTCTTGGAAAAGAACAGCAGGATTATTCCGGCAATAGCAAAAGGAAGGGCGTAGTTCTCAAGTCTGAACCCGATCAGGTAGGCGGTTATGGTCGTGCCTATGTTCGCTCCCATAATAATGCCGATAGCCTGTCTTAAAGTCATCAAGCCGGAATTGACCAGCCCTACTGTCAGAACGGTAGTGGCAGAACTGCTCTGGATCAGCGCCGTGACCAGCATTCCCGAAAAAACTCCACGCACAGGGGTCTTGGTCCCCTTTTCCAGCCACTGCCGGAGCCGGTTGCCCGCTATCGACTGCAGACCGTCAGACATGTATTTGATGGCAAACAGGAAAAAAGCCATTCCGCCCAGCGAATTAAAAAAGACCTCTTGATAGTTGATGTTCATCCTTCTACCCCTTCTTTCTGTCATCGACAGTATCTTACTATTTTTCATTAAGATTTTACAGCCTGCTTGTCATCTCTTAACTTAAATTTAACATTGGGTTAACATTCAAGCGGATTTATTGAACGGGTCAACTCACCCCCAGCAGGTACGGGATCATAAGATATTCCAGGAAAGCCCTGTTTTGAATCAACATTTCAATGTGAGGTGAAAAAATGTTAAGCGGAGGCAGTTATTATATCCGGATAAGTCTCACGGAAAGAAATCTCTACCTGTACCGGGGCGAGCAGCTGCACGGCGCTTATCGCGTTGCCATCGGCAAGCCAAGCACCCCCTCGCCTGTCGGCAGCTGGACAATTGTCAACAAGTCCGTGCTTTCCG from Peptococcaceae bacterium includes:
- a CDS encoding manganese catalase family protein produces the protein MWIYEKKLEYPVRVSGSNPRLAGLIITQYGGPDGELAASLRYLSQRYSMPTERARAALNDIGTEELAHFEIVGTLVYKLTKDATVEEIKAAGLGSYYADHDRAVYPVSAGGIPFTAACIQAKGDPIADLVEDMAAEEKARATYNWLINLSDDPCVTDVLRFLREREVVHFQRFGEALNHLQEFMNEKKCY
- the rnhA gene encoding ribonuclease HI, coding for MAQNKPCVEIYTDGACSGNPGPGGWAVILVYGKHEKELSGGEPHTTNNRMELKAAVQGLRALNTPCRVKLFSDSTYLVSAFNRGWLKKWQKNGWKTSKKDPVENQDLWKELLDLSSKHEIEWVWIKGHAEDTYNQRCDRLAVEAAKASGFV
- a CDS encoding DUF4143 domain-containing protein encodes the protein MPPSLFFNRILDICVENGKKGQFYLTSSQQFKMMNNVSESLAGRIGIINLLGLSLREIKNDAFNESFVPTEEYLAKRKMSAKQADYKEIWEIIHKGSMPAMHADDLDWQMFYAAYTKTYIERDVRSLAQVGDELKFIKFMTAMAARTSQMLNLSSVANEVGISAPTADRWLSILLSSNIVYLLQPYYNNITKRAVKTPKLYFLDTGLAAYLTKWTTPEVLEAGAMAGAFFETFVIAEVLKSYYNAGVLEPSLYYYRDKDAKEVDLLIEQNGVLYPVEIKKTANPGKEHIENFSALEKIKGVTVGTGGVICLYDQSVRINDKNVTIPVTWL
- a CDS encoding spore coat protein CotJB, whose amino-acid sequence is MDQRMNLLRSIQELEFTALELNLYLDTHPDDTQALEYFNRTSEELANLKMQYEKQYGPLLSYGYGKNAGRTWSWAESPWPWEM
- a CDS encoding Na/Pi cotransporter family protein; translated protein: MKNSKILSMTERRGRRMNINYQEVFFNSLGGMAFFLFAIKYMSDGLQSIAGNRLRQWLEKGTKTPVRGVFSGMLVTALIQSSSATTVLTVGLVNSGLMTLRQAIGIIMGANIGTTITAYLIGFRLENYALPFAIAGIILLFFSKNKRLNTFGQVLFGFGMLFYGMEVMGKGLKPLRDLPVFINAMINIENHSLMGVIIGTVFTGIVQSSSATIGVLQELAYQGAITYKQAVPILFGDNIGTTVTALLASIGTSVAARRAALTHCMFNVIGTAIFLPLFLLGIFPEIVRLFTNYIYIFIPGFEGTWETLNIKMQIAQTHGVFNVSNTLLQIPFVSLLAALVSKIIPGEEVTFAIEPKYLEPRLLANPPVALGQAGREVLRMANIAKESFEHAVTYFFTGLENEAKMVDSLENIIDNLQKRITDYIVKISEKKLSLEQSNYAYIYIQAVNDIERVGDHTTNIVELTQAKNEQGIRFSLEALADMRKMIDKTAETYELALKSMEENDHELARKVVENDDIIDQMEKDFRRAHINRLNEGICSGDAGAIYIDILSNLERIGDHSVNIAQYVLGER
- a CDS encoding copper amine oxidase N-terminal domain-containing protein, with protein sequence MMKKIITILVIALSGLIFVCGSASAKGQPSWTGGLGLQEGKIEGTANQAQNHGQAKKLEERIRVRGMSLKFDAPPVIKEGRTLVPVRAIMNGLGAEVKWDPETKTVTITRDDKTIVLNLVTGEVTVNEESVTIEVPAQLISNRTFVPLRFIAQTLGEKVEYDEQTGEIDIGEETAADSAGGEAEDSDDQ
- the ablA gene encoding lysine 2,3-aminomutase, with product MLVHNQEMAMINSSLSNSWDDWRWQMKNRIKTAEQLKDYINLTQDEIRGINACLQKFRMAVTPYYASLMDPHDPHCPVRRQAVPSAHELISYKCDLDDPLSEDRDSPVPGLTHRYPDRALLLVTDRCSMYCRHCTRRRLAGQKDTPLPPEQVEMALEYIRKTPAIRDVIISGGDPLTLSDSRIEYLLKELRSIPHVEIIRIGTRTPVVMPQRITPQLCQVIQKYHPVWVNTHFNHPKEITPESARACEMLANHGIPVGNQTVLLRGVNDCPQVMKELMRALLRIRVRPYYIYQCDLSRGTGHFRTPVSKGIEIIENLRGHTSGLAVPHFVIDAPGGGGKIPVIPQYLISQSDRQVVLRNYEGKVFVYAEPENYKSQCKCPSCQEAKPKEHVDIKGLPA
- a CDS encoding DUF3048 domain-containing protein, with product MKKPKTILCLLVLALALAGCGKEKPQAPGSPTETPKTELDNRNLEKNPASSEPELPGALLVMVDNYYAARPQSGLDKADTVYEMMAEGGITRFLAVFYRRHAEKIGPVRSARYYFVQLAKGYDAPLAHAGGSQDSLNMIASLGVKDLDEIYNAGGCFWRDANRKMPHNLYTSTSRLLEGARARGYDLKPPPALPAANYWVGSPQLKLAVDYTTGDYKYRVFWEFNGSVYERKINDQPHVTENNAPLTADNVIVITAKTKNIVKDKTVLSEIKITGGGEARYFIDGKMMKGSWVKKSAGAPVDYLDETGAPMKFKSGSVWVQVIPGWNNLDLNQQHSPGERR
- a CDS encoding spore coat associated protein CotJA; protein product: MKNFTFKIVPGPPGSFNHLPPKPSPPGAPPPSRPAKSEQPEDCREMPGPCPQPYYGHMPAPPAAPGPVPPGGYQLPDHPPCPYYQPQYPPAPPAAPVQPAPTAPPGPFAAAKIAHAYVPWQYYRVVYPPSEALDKGTLFPELYQPQGVYGPCEGPEPCRVYGPWGGAPYGGN